One part of the Thermococcus sp. JdF3 genome encodes these proteins:
- a CDS encoding DUF2103 domain-containing protein, which produces MPRHFKRGVKREHHFLKGLEKPLERIAAIPGVKKVIPGRIYASDSRGFEIKVTRETPAGLKLVAKSNGSVQEVFLVVDRAERDRVRSEIERLSDGWTK; this is translated from the coding sequence ATGCCGAGGCACTTCAAGCGGGGCGTCAAAAGGGAGCACCACTTTCTCAAGGGACTTGAGAAACCCCTTGAGAGGATAGCCGCGATACCCGGGGTCAAAAAGGTTATCCCCGGCAGGATCTACGCGAGCGATTCCAGGGGCTTCGAGATCAAGGTGACGAGAGAAACGCCGGCCGGGCTGAAGCTCGTCGCCAAGAGCAATGGAAGCGTTCAGGAGGTTTTTCTTGTCGTGGACAGGGCGGAGAGGGATAGAGTCCGGAGTGAGATAGAGCGCCTTTCCGACGGGTGGACGAAATAG
- the arcS gene encoding archaeosine synthase subunit alpha, which translates to MEVIRHEGPGRLGLVRIGERSFTTPALAGVDFTLSPFNSFFHPRGPGEYDFDLAPAIPIGFYTPDGVIEKALGRLWSVNYEGFNAFYLPALRRTEYLPEFFKIIERYNFDAVYLGNSKILVREYRYFVKIIRELRERFPNVMIIVDLEPFFYPLAVYLGVDAFDTRSLKLYDFEGKGFTGYSPFLWKDEPNSLDFAKETILLVRKALEEGKLRYLVENFFSTQYHAGILRIADLEHGDYLEKYTPIQKETVYFISDASIRRPEVRRWHERVAGRFVPPGNTELVLLLPCSAKKPYSFSRSHTLYRRAVKEALGSGVARVHELILTSPFGVVPREWEWLAKYDIVVTGHWSEEEIKPAAELLAKTLEKYPKDVPIIAHLDEAYVEIAKLAGELSGREITFTRVENGTTSRESLKSLTEILREFEFEGTKEDRTYRYFEGIRKVFDFYFGPGAGEAVLPDNGKVRGSKMLRLFVDGQQTGTFKDGVISVTPFGMQRIYDAVGSYWVNVDFELRGDVFAVGVDDADPVIRPDDIVGIVRDGKVTGVGKAVLSGDEMVRARKGVAVKVRKRA; encoded by the coding sequence ATGGAAGTCATCAGGCACGAGGGGCCCGGAAGGCTGGGTCTCGTCAGGATAGGGGAGCGCTCATTCACGACCCCGGCATTGGCCGGGGTAGACTTCACGCTCTCCCCGTTCAACTCCTTCTTCCATCCCCGGGGGCCGGGGGAGTACGACTTCGACCTCGCCCCCGCGATACCCATCGGCTTCTACACGCCGGACGGGGTTATAGAGAAGGCCCTCGGAAGGCTCTGGAGCGTGAACTACGAGGGCTTCAACGCCTTCTACCTGCCCGCCCTTAGGAGGACGGAGTACCTTCCCGAGTTCTTCAAGATCATCGAGCGCTACAACTTCGATGCCGTCTATCTGGGCAACTCAAAGATTCTGGTGAGGGAGTACCGCTACTTTGTAAAGATAATCAGGGAGCTGCGCGAGAGGTTCCCCAACGTCATGATAATCGTCGACCTCGAGCCCTTCTTCTACCCTCTGGCAGTTTACCTCGGCGTCGATGCCTTCGATACCCGCTCTCTCAAGCTCTACGACTTCGAGGGGAAGGGCTTCACCGGGTACAGCCCGTTCCTCTGGAAAGACGAGCCAAACTCCCTCGACTTCGCGAAGGAAACGATACTCCTCGTCAGGAAAGCCCTGGAAGAAGGAAAGCTCCGCTACCTCGTGGAGAACTTCTTCAGCACCCAGTACCACGCGGGGATACTGAGGATAGCCGACTTGGAGCACGGGGATTACCTTGAGAAGTACACGCCGATTCAAAAGGAAACCGTCTACTTCATCAGCGACGCCTCGATAAGGAGGCCCGAAGTGAGAAGGTGGCACGAGCGCGTTGCCGGGCGCTTCGTCCCGCCGGGGAACACCGAGCTTGTGCTCCTCCTCCCGTGCTCGGCCAAAAAGCCCTACTCCTTCTCCCGCTCCCACACCCTCTACAGGAGGGCCGTCAAGGAGGCCCTCGGCTCTGGCGTTGCCAGAGTCCACGAGCTTATCCTCACCTCGCCCTTTGGCGTTGTCCCGAGGGAGTGGGAGTGGTTAGCTAAGTACGACATAGTCGTCACCGGCCACTGGAGCGAGGAGGAGATTAAACCGGCGGCAGAGCTCCTCGCGAAGACACTGGAGAAGTACCCGAAGGACGTTCCAATAATAGCTCACCTCGACGAGGCCTACGTCGAGATTGCAAAGCTCGCCGGCGAGCTGAGCGGGAGGGAGATAACCTTCACCCGCGTTGAGAACGGCACGACGAGCAGGGAGAGCCTTAAATCCCTCACCGAAATCCTGAGGGAGTTCGAGTTTGAGGGGACGAAGGAGGACAGGACCTACCGCTACTTCGAGGGCATAAGGAAGGTCTTCGACTTCTACTTCGGCCCCGGAGCCGGTGAGGCGGTTCTCCCGGATAATGGAAAGGTTAGGGGTTCAAAGATGCTCCGCCTCTTCGTTGACGGCCAGCAGACCGGAACCTTCAAAGACGGCGTAATAAGCGTCACTCCCTTCGGGATGCAGAGGATATACGACGCCGTTGGGAGCTACTGGGTGAATGTGGACTTCGAGCTCCGCGGCGACGTCTTTGCGGTGGGCGTTGATGATGCTGACCCCGTGATAAGACCGGACGACATAGTGGGCATAGTGAGGGATGGAAAGGTAACAGGCGTAGGAAAGGCGGTTCTAAGCGGGGATGAGATGGTTAGAGCCAGGAAGGGTGTTGCGGTCAAGGTCAGGAAGAGGGCGTGA
- a CDS encoding coiled-coil protein, with translation MQTKVDPEEIKRIKREIGALEKERNEIRAKLDELEKELQIWIQKRDEKNNEVKGLRQKGREYKAKRDEINAQIQELKKNREEINAKLDLLYQEILEYRTKRDEYNQLRRLKMPPAKIQERIEKLEWELQTNPNITPDREKQIVDQIQVLATELEILQQAERFHRKLVESRKKVDQLKKARRNISLEIQKLANQSQQFHEQMIAAFNQADEVKKEADEYHAKVVELRDKIREVRKELRSIERKIREYDEKHKELIAYRLVARMHAKKDASFEKAVEALEKFKRGEKLTLDELLLLQRYNLV, from the coding sequence ATGCAGACGAAAGTGGACCCAGAGGAGATTAAGAGGATCAAGAGGGAGATAGGGGCCCTTGAAAAGGAGAGAAACGAGATAAGGGCCAAACTGGATGAACTTGAAAAGGAGCTTCAAATCTGGATCCAGAAGAGGGACGAGAAGAACAACGAGGTCAAGGGGCTCCGCCAGAAGGGCAGGGAGTACAAAGCCAAGCGCGATGAAATCAACGCACAGATACAGGAGCTGAAGAAGAACCGTGAGGAGATAAACGCGAAGCTCGACCTCCTCTACCAGGAGATACTCGAGTACCGCACCAAGAGGGACGAGTACAACCAGCTCCGCAGACTTAAGATGCCGCCGGCGAAGATCCAGGAGAGGATAGAGAAGCTCGAATGGGAGCTCCAGACCAACCCGAACATCACACCCGACAGGGAGAAGCAGATCGTGGATCAGATACAGGTTCTTGCCACCGAACTTGAGATACTCCAGCAGGCCGAGCGCTTCCACAGGAAGCTTGTCGAGTCCAGGAAGAAGGTCGATCAGCTCAAGAAGGCCAGGAGGAACATAAGCCTCGAGATACAGAAGCTCGCCAACCAGAGCCAGCAGTTCCACGAGCAGATGATAGCGGCGTTCAACCAGGCCGACGAGGTCAAGAAGGAGGCCGACGAGTACCACGCCAAAGTCGTTGAGCTTCGCGACAAGATCAGGGAGGTCAGGAAGGAGCTCCGCAGCATCGAGAGGAAGATAAGGGAGTATGACGAGAAGCACAAGGAGCTCATCGCCTACAGGCTCGTTGCCAGGATGCACGCCAAGAAGGACGCCAGCTTCGAGAAGGCCGTCGAGGCCCTTGAGAAGTTCAAGAGGGGCGAGAAGCTCACCCTTGACGAACTGCTCCTCCTCCAGAGGTACAACCTTGTCTGA
- a CDS encoding ATP-dependent Clp protease proteolytic subunit, with amino-acid sequence MGEAATGFFGSLLWWLFFMYILLWPQMQYRSLQLARARLLKRLSEKRKSTVITMIHRQESIGLFGIPFYKFISVEDSEEVLRAIRSAPKDRPIDLIIHTPGGLVLAATQIAKALHDHPAETRVIVPHYAMSGGTLIALAADRIIMDPHAVLGPVDPQLGQYPGPSIVRAVERKGVDKVDDQTLILADVAEKAIKQVRDFVYNLLKDRYGEEKARELARVLTEGRWTHDYPITYEQARELGLHVSTDVPEEVYALMELYKQPTKQRGTVEFMPYTQGGEVGR; translated from the coding sequence ATGGGAGAGGCCGCTACCGGATTCTTCGGTTCGCTGCTGTGGTGGCTGTTCTTCATGTACATCCTGCTGTGGCCCCAGATGCAGTACAGGAGCCTGCAGCTGGCCAGGGCGAGACTGCTCAAGAGGCTCTCGGAAAAGCGAAAATCAACGGTAATAACCATGATCCACAGGCAGGAGAGCATAGGGCTCTTCGGAATACCATTCTACAAGTTCATAAGCGTCGAGGACAGCGAGGAGGTTCTCAGGGCCATCCGCTCGGCCCCCAAGGACAGGCCGATAGACCTGATAATCCACACCCCGGGGGGCCTCGTACTTGCCGCGACGCAGATAGCGAAAGCGCTCCACGACCATCCGGCTGAAACACGCGTCATAGTTCCCCACTACGCCATGAGCGGCGGGACGCTGATAGCCCTTGCCGCGGACAGGATAATAATGGACCCGCACGCGGTTCTCGGGCCTGTTGACCCGCAGCTTGGCCAGTATCCGGGACCGAGCATCGTCAGGGCCGTCGAGAGGAAGGGTGTCGACAAGGTGGACGACCAGACCCTCATTCTGGCGGACGTTGCTGAGAAGGCCATCAAGCAGGTTCGCGACTTCGTCTACAACCTGCTGAAGGACCGCTACGGCGAGGAGAAGGCCCGGGAGCTTGCTCGGGTGCTCACTGAGGGCAGGTGGACGCACGACTACCCGATCACATACGAGCAGGCCAGGGAGCTGGGCCTTCACGTCAGCACGGACGTTCCGGAGGAGGTTTACGCCCTGATGGAGCTCTACAAGCAGCCAACGAAGCAGAGGGGCACGGTCGAGTTCATGCCGTACACGCAGGGGGGCGAGGTCGGCAGGTGA
- the arcC gene encoding carbamate kinase has translation MKRVVIALGGNAILQRGQRGTYEEQMANVMKTARQIVDIILDGDYEVVITHGNGPQVGALLLHMDAGQAVHGIPAQPMDVAGAMTQGQIGYMIQQAIRNELKRRGIDRPVATIVTQTIVDKNDPAFQHPSKPVGPFYDEETAKKLAKEKGWVVVEDSGRGWRRVVPSPDPIGHVEAEIIQDLVEKGFIVITSGGGGVPVIEENGQLKGVEAVIDKDLAGERLAEEVNADIFMILTDVNGAAVNFGKPDERWLGEVTVGELRKYYEEGHFKKGSMGPKVLAAIRFVEWGGERAVIAALDRAVEALEGKTGTQVIKG, from the coding sequence ATGAAGAGGGTTGTAATAGCCTTGGGCGGTAACGCTATTCTCCAGCGCGGTCAAAGGGGAACCTACGAGGAGCAGATGGCCAACGTCATGAAGACTGCCAGGCAGATAGTGGATATAATCCTTGATGGGGACTACGAGGTTGTAATCACCCACGGTAACGGTCCCCAGGTTGGGGCGCTCCTTCTCCACATGGACGCCGGTCAGGCCGTCCACGGCATTCCGGCCCAGCCGATGGACGTTGCCGGCGCGATGACCCAGGGGCAGATAGGGTACATGATACAGCAGGCGATAAGGAACGAGCTGAAGAGGCGCGGAATAGACAGGCCGGTGGCGACGATAGTCACCCAGACCATCGTGGACAAGAACGACCCCGCCTTCCAGCACCCGAGCAAGCCGGTTGGGCCCTTCTACGACGAAGAAACAGCTAAGAAGCTCGCGAAGGAGAAGGGCTGGGTCGTCGTGGAGGACTCCGGCAGGGGCTGGAGGCGCGTTGTGCCGAGCCCGGACCCGATAGGGCACGTCGAGGCGGAGATCATCCAGGACCTCGTTGAGAAGGGCTTCATAGTGATCACCAGCGGCGGCGGTGGAGTCCCCGTCATCGAGGAGAACGGTCAGCTCAAGGGCGTCGAGGCGGTTATAGACAAGGATCTGGCCGGGGAGAGACTCGCTGAGGAGGTAAACGCGGACATATTCATGATCCTCACGGACGTGAACGGCGCGGCAGTGAACTTCGGAAAACCCGACGAGAGATGGCTCGGGGAGGTCACCGTCGGGGAGCTCAGGAAGTACTACGAGGAGGGCCACTTCAAGAAGGGAAGCATGGGTCCGAAGGTCTTAGCCGCGATAAGGTTCGTCGAGTGGGGCGGCGAGAGGGCGGTTATAGCGGCGCTCGATAGGGCCGTTGAGGCCCTCGAAGGAAAGACCGGAACGCAGGTCATAAAGGGCTGA
- a CDS encoding NAD(P)/FAD-dependent oxidoreductase, which produces MRAVVIGSGIGGLLTASFLAKNGYDVTVIEKSPYIGGRFTNLEYKGFGLSTGAFHMLPHGEDGPLAHLLGLLGANVQIVNSDPKGMILYNGRTFHYREGWKYLSLREKAKAMKLLADIKRNKLPTGEEAEMGGREWIREKIGNNEFVDLFIKSFLGWADSVLDVPAGELAREIKAALRWGGPGLVKGGCRSIPEALSSIILGNGGRIITRKRAIEIDAEAKRVITADNEEFPYDVLISNVGIKETVELIGGENFDREYLRRVDSLKPSEGIKYNVALKDEPGIGNTVVFTLDTERINGYNEPSSLSPELAKEGYTLIMLHHALQSRNVKAEQRKGIDDIYRIFPNLDKEGEILLVQTYLDGNPVNRVASGQTVEDFPISDVYIVGDAYKPPGGIEVEGIALGVMRTLERLGLGSFSDWYL; this is translated from the coding sequence ATGAGGGCAGTTGTAATAGGCTCCGGAATCGGCGGCCTTCTGACGGCCTCGTTCCTTGCCAAAAATGGTTACGATGTCACCGTTATCGAAAAGTCGCCCTACATCGGCGGCCGCTTCACGAATCTGGAGTACAAGGGCTTCGGCCTCTCAACGGGGGCCTTCCACATGCTCCCCCACGGCGAGGACGGGCCTCTGGCTCACCTCCTCGGGCTTCTCGGTGCTAACGTCCAAATCGTGAACTCGGATCCGAAGGGCATGATTCTCTACAACGGGAGAACCTTCCACTACCGTGAGGGCTGGAAGTACTTAAGCCTCCGCGAGAAAGCTAAGGCGATGAAGCTCCTGGCAGATATAAAGAGGAACAAACTGCCAACCGGGGAAGAGGCCGAGATGGGCGGCCGCGAGTGGATAAGGGAGAAGATAGGCAACAACGAGTTCGTTGACCTCTTCATCAAGAGCTTCCTCGGCTGGGCCGACAGCGTCTTAGACGTTCCGGCCGGGGAGCTGGCGAGGGAGATTAAGGCGGCGCTGAGGTGGGGCGGGCCGGGCCTGGTCAAGGGCGGCTGCAGGTCGATTCCCGAGGCGCTGAGTTCGATAATCCTCGGCAACGGCGGAAGGATAATCACACGGAAGAGGGCCATTGAAATCGACGCCGAGGCGAAGAGGGTCATCACGGCCGACAACGAGGAGTTCCCCTACGATGTGCTCATCTCCAACGTCGGAATAAAGGAGACCGTCGAGCTGATCGGGGGGGAGAACTTCGACCGTGAGTATCTCAGGCGCGTTGATTCGCTAAAGCCGAGCGAGGGCATAAAGTACAACGTGGCACTGAAGGATGAGCCGGGGATAGGCAACACCGTCGTCTTCACCCTCGACACGGAGAGGATAAACGGCTACAACGAGCCCTCCTCACTGAGCCCGGAGCTCGCTAAGGAAGGCTACACCTTGATAATGCTCCACCACGCGCTCCAGAGCAGGAACGTCAAGGCCGAGCAGAGGAAGGGAATAGACGACATCTACCGCATCTTCCCGAACCTCGATAAGGAGGGCGAGATTCTGCTCGTCCAGACCTACCTCGACGGGAATCCCGTGAACAGGGTGGCGAGCGGCCAGACCGTTGAGGACTTCCCGATAAGCGATGTTTACATCGTCGGCGATGCCTACAAGCCGCCCGGAGGAATAGAGGTGGAGGGCATAGCCCTCGGAGTCATGAGGACGCTTGAGAGGCTCGGACTGGGAAGCTTCTCCGACTGGTACCTCTGA
- the gor gene encoding glyceraldehyde-3-phosphate:ferredoxin oxidoreductase, giving the protein MKFTVLRLNLDEKKVESEELEREGVYGVIDYGIEVHETLETYDIEPYDPKNVVVMGMGPFSGSTLPGAHRLMFFFRSPLYGTLFPSAMGGAAYAFKNVGVDFVTFEGKAEKPVVVLLYNDGENVNVELHEVELEKVVEIWRGYRDEEGVYALTQYLIDTFGDKFDFEYRIAVVGPAALNTNYGAIFSQALRKGERLVGSEDWAARGGSGSVLLRAHNVVGIIFGGKPRKRPFPGEDIGNFRTAKGIVEGVHKKPYNEIISEKTTKYRFNPKLNTGGTFGGNYPAEGDFVPILNWQMPYIPKEERIRIHENIMKHYWEPFNEEAITPKNWTTCGEPCPVVCKKYRRGHHVEYEPYEANGPLSGSISLRASDISVHAADAMGFDAIEFGGTAAWVLELVHRGLLKPEEVGISGKPEFTKEALLGRPVEASEVNAKLVAELAHRVAFAENEIAKIIGLGKRKASVIFDERFKDRLKYGESFKDYAVFTPLGENGEMTPTMYWAIGNYIPLPIQGRYWTFYQFGVFLEPEELAQKIIASALWEFWYDNVGWCRFHRGWMKPVLKALFMDAYGANVDMEEHARKQLKRLIEYARKAGYRPVFWDSMRVIDLVAAGSEEFGNERWAEKFRLDKVGTAKEYLSRVLEAYSEELGVEWRL; this is encoded by the coding sequence ATGAAGTTCACAGTTCTCAGGCTCAACCTGGACGAGAAGAAAGTGGAGAGTGAGGAGCTGGAGAGGGAAGGGGTATATGGCGTAATAGACTACGGTATAGAGGTTCACGAGACCCTCGAAACCTACGACATTGAGCCATACGACCCGAAGAACGTCGTTGTCATGGGAATGGGGCCCTTCTCGGGCTCAACCCTGCCTGGGGCCCACAGGCTCATGTTCTTCTTCCGTTCCCCCCTCTACGGAACCCTGTTTCCCTCCGCCATGGGTGGAGCGGCCTACGCCTTCAAGAACGTCGGCGTTGATTTCGTGACCTTCGAGGGCAAGGCCGAGAAGCCGGTGGTAGTCCTACTTTACAACGACGGTGAGAACGTAAATGTGGAGCTCCATGAGGTTGAGCTGGAGAAGGTCGTTGAAATCTGGAGGGGCTATAGGGATGAGGAGGGAGTTTATGCCCTCACCCAGTACCTCATCGATACCTTTGGCGATAAGTTTGACTTCGAGTACCGCATAGCCGTTGTAGGCCCCGCTGCTCTAAACACCAACTACGGCGCGATATTCTCCCAGGCGCTCAGGAAGGGGGAGAGGCTCGTAGGCAGCGAAGACTGGGCCGCCCGCGGAGGTTCCGGAAGCGTTCTCCTCCGTGCCCACAACGTCGTCGGAATAATCTTCGGCGGAAAGCCGAGGAAGAGGCCCTTCCCGGGTGAAGACATCGGCAACTTCAGAACGGCCAAGGGCATAGTTGAAGGCGTCCACAAGAAGCCCTACAACGAAATCATAAGTGAGAAGACCACCAAGTACCGCTTCAACCCCAAGCTCAACACCGGCGGAACCTTCGGCGGCAACTACCCGGCCGAGGGCGACTTCGTTCCGATACTCAACTGGCAGATGCCGTACATTCCAAAGGAGGAGCGCATAAGGATCCATGAGAACATCATGAAGCACTACTGGGAGCCCTTCAACGAAGAGGCCATAACGCCCAAGAACTGGACGACCTGCGGCGAGCCGTGTCCCGTCGTCTGTAAGAAGTACCGCCGCGGCCACCACGTCGAATATGAGCCCTACGAGGCCAACGGTCCGCTCAGCGGAAGCATCTCTCTGAGGGCAAGTGACATAAGCGTCCACGCGGCAGACGCGATGGGTTTCGACGCGATAGAGTTCGGCGGAACCGCCGCCTGGGTCCTTGAGCTCGTCCACCGCGGTCTGCTCAAGCCGGAGGAGGTTGGTATAAGCGGAAAGCCGGAGTTCACGAAGGAGGCGCTCCTCGGGCGCCCGGTCGAGGCGAGCGAGGTCAACGCCAAGCTTGTTGCGGAGCTGGCACACCGCGTTGCCTTTGCCGAGAACGAAATAGCCAAGATAATCGGCCTCGGCAAGAGGAAGGCGAGCGTAATCTTCGACGAGCGCTTCAAGGACAGGCTGAAGTACGGCGAGAGCTTCAAGGACTACGCCGTCTTCACTCCGCTCGGCGAGAACGGAGAGATGACGCCGACGATGTACTGGGCGATAGGCAACTACATACCGCTCCCGATTCAGGGCCGCTACTGGACCTTCTACCAGTTCGGCGTCTTCCTCGAGCCCGAGGAGCTGGCCCAGAAGATAATCGCCTCGGCCCTCTGGGAGTTCTGGTACGACAACGTCGGCTGGTGCCGCTTCCACAGGGGCTGGATGAAGCCCGTCCTTAAGGCCCTCTTCATGGACGCCTACGGCGCCAACGTGGACATGGAGGAGCACGCGAGGAAGCAGCTCAAGAGGCTCATCGAGTACGCGAGGAAAGCGGGCTACAGGCCGGTCTTCTGGGACTCGATGCGCGTTATAGACCTCGTGGCAGCGGGGAGCGAGGAGTTCGGAAACGAGAGGTGGGCCGAGAAGTTCAGGCTCGACAAAGTTGGCACGGCAAAGGAGTACCTGAGCAGGGTTCTGGAAGCATACAGCGAGGAGCTCGGAGTTGAGTGGAGGCTCTGA
- the fbp gene encoding fructose-1,6-bisphosphate aldolase/phosphatase: MAVGEKITLSVIKADIGGWPGHSRVHPQLVETAEEVLSKAVEDGTIIDFYVATCGDDLQLIMTHRKGVDSSEIHGLAWKAFEEATKVAKELGLYGAGQDLLKDAFSGNIRGMGPGIAEMEITLRKSEPVVTFHMDKTEPGAFNLPIFRMFADPFNTAGLVIDPNMHMGFRFEVWDIKEHKRVILNTPEEVYDLLALIGAKSRYVIKRVFPKEGHKIAKDEPVAVVSTEKLFEIAGEYIGKDDPVAIVRAQSGLPALGEVLEPFAFPHLVSGWMRGSHNGPVMPVAMHQANPTRFDGPPRVVALGWQISPEGKLVGPVDLFDDPAFDGARQKAVEIAEYMRRHGPFEPHRLPMEDMEYTTLPGVLKRLEERFEDIE, translated from the coding sequence ATGGCAGTTGGAGAAAAGATAACCCTCAGCGTGATCAAGGCTGACATCGGCGGCTGGCCGGGGCACTCGAGGGTGCACCCGCAGCTCGTCGAGACGGCCGAGGAAGTCCTCTCAAAGGCCGTGGAGGACGGAACCATCATCGACTTCTACGTCGCCACCTGCGGAGATGACCTTCAGCTCATCATGACCCACAGGAAGGGTGTTGACAGCTCCGAGATACACGGCCTGGCCTGGAAGGCCTTCGAGGAGGCCACCAAGGTTGCCAAGGAGCTCGGCCTCTACGGTGCCGGTCAGGACCTCCTCAAGGACGCCTTCAGCGGCAACATCCGTGGAATGGGTCCGGGAATAGCCGAGATGGAGATAACCCTCAGAAAGAGCGAGCCCGTCGTCACCTTCCACATGGACAAGACCGAGCCCGGCGCGTTCAATTTACCGATATTCAGAATGTTCGCGGACCCGTTCAACACCGCCGGCCTCGTCATCGACCCGAACATGCACATGGGCTTTCGCTTCGAGGTCTGGGACATAAAGGAGCACAAGCGCGTGATCCTCAACACGCCGGAGGAGGTCTACGATCTTCTGGCCCTCATCGGCGCCAAGAGCAGGTACGTCATCAAGCGCGTCTTCCCGAAGGAGGGCCACAAGATAGCCAAGGACGAGCCGGTCGCTGTTGTGAGCACCGAGAAGCTCTTTGAGATAGCCGGCGAGTACATAGGGAAGGACGACCCGGTCGCCATCGTCCGCGCCCAGAGCGGACTGCCGGCCCTTGGCGAGGTTCTTGAGCCCTTCGCCTTCCCGCACCTCGTCAGCGGATGGATGAGGGGTTCCCACAACGGCCCGGTCATGCCGGTCGCGATGCACCAGGCCAACCCGACGAGGTTCGACGGCCCGCCGCGCGTCGTCGCCCTCGGCTGGCAGATAAGCCCGGAAGGAAAGCTCGTCGGCCCGGTTGACCTCTTCGACGACCCGGCCTTCGACGGTGCCAGGCAGAAGGCCGTCGAGATCGCCGAGTACATGCGCAGGCACGGCCCGTTCGAGCCCCACAGGCTCCCGATGGAGGACATGGAGTACACCACCCTCCCGGGCGTCCTCAAGAGGCTCGAGGAGCGCTTTGAGGACATCGAGTGA
- a CDS encoding DUF835 domain-containing protein, whose product MPEIISIGYFIRDLIVLVATFIIVVVLLAMGGKTKKNLGFSYFIRAFNSLLLAFSLIVVAQVIGVLLRTTVLNNDPTYSWIRSVMLTVGALLLLVSSVMIYLPFARGEYMIVPIASEPADSIRYGAYWGERDRAHLIFTELTKRYRMPGIAVTRDPPDMFRRKLGLKLIPVMWVSTVQHGDAVSPTKLEVIMDNLRRFLETANIDKVILIDCVEYFILENGEDAVLKFITSIKDFATLNRGLVIVTVDKESLNERTFSILTSELRPINDLEKTLAR is encoded by the coding sequence ATGCCGGAAATAATATCGATAGGGTATTTCATCAGGGATTTAATCGTTCTCGTGGCGACGTTCATAATCGTTGTTGTCCTGCTGGCTATGGGTGGGAAGACAAAGAAAAACCTCGGATTCAGCTATTTTATTCGGGCTTTCAATTCGCTCCTCCTCGCGTTTTCGCTGATCGTGGTGGCACAGGTGATAGGCGTTCTCCTAAGGACTACCGTACTGAACAACGACCCCACGTACTCATGGATCCGTTCGGTTATGCTCACCGTCGGTGCCCTGCTGCTTCTCGTCTCCTCCGTTATGATATACCTACCGTTTGCCCGCGGGGAATATATGATAGTCCCGATAGCCTCGGAACCGGCGGACTCCATCAGGTACGGTGCGTACTGGGGGGAGAGGGACAGGGCGCACCTGATTTTTACGGAACTTACAAAACGCTACCGCATGCCGGGGATAGCCGTTACCAGGGATCCTCCCGACATGTTCCGTAGAAAGCTCGGTCTCAAGCTGATCCCTGTGATGTGGGTATCTACGGTTCAACACGGCGATGCAGTGAGTCCAACGAAGCTGGAGGTTATAATGGACAATCTCAGGAGGTTCCTTGAGACGGCCAATATTGACAAGGTAATCCTGATCGACTGTGTGGAGTACTTTATCCTGGAGAACGGGGAGGATGCGGTTCTTAAATTCATAACCAGCATCAAAGACTTTGCCACTCTTAATCGGGGACTTGTTATCGTGACCGTTGATAAGGAATCCCTGAACGAGAGAACATTCAGCATACTGACCTCCGAGCTGAGGCCCATTAACGATCTTGAAAAAACTCTTGCCCGCTGA
- the lrpA gene encoding HTH-type transcriptional regulator LrpA, translated as MLDERDNIIIEMLTKDARTPFTEIAKVLGISETAVRKRVKALEEAGVIKQYTVIVDPAKLGYNLVSLTGVDTLPEKIFDVAEKIKEFDFVREVYLTSGDHMIMAEVWARDGEDLSDIISNKIGRLEGVTKVCPAIILERLK; from the coding sequence ATGCTTGACGAGAGAGATAATATCATAATCGAGATGCTCACCAAGGACGCCCGCACTCCGTTCACGGAGATAGCGAAGGTCCTGGGCATAAGTGAGACCGCCGTAAGGAAGCGCGTAAAGGCCCTGGAGGAGGCGGGGGTTATAAAGCAGTACACCGTCATCGTTGACCCGGCGAAGCTGGGCTACAACCTGGTCAGCCTCACGGGCGTTGACACGCTGCCGGAGAAGATATTTGACGTTGCCGAGAAGATCAAGGAGTTCGATTTCGTGAGGGAGGTTTACCTGACCAGCGGCGACCACATGATAATGGCCGAGGTCTGGGCCAGGGACGGAGAGGACCTGTCCGACATAATCTCCAACAAGATAGGCAGGCTTGAGGGTGTCACAAAGGTCTGTCCTGCGATAATCCTTGAAAGGCTGAAGTGA